The following are encoded together in the Cyanobacterium aponinum PCC 10605 genome:
- the dnaB gene encoding replicative DNA helicase, which translates to MTEFTPDLALNSLPPQNIEAEEIILGSLLFDPNAMGKIIDILPPEAFYVNAHRQIYEAARNLYFQGQPIDLMTINTWLNDHGLLDKIGGTPKIVSLLDRTVSSANIERYVPLVTEKYVRRLLITTAQQIQELAYDTTKDLDNVLDEAEQKIFSLTQARVSQGLIPISDTLIETFTEIQNFQDQVALPGISTDFYDLDAMTGGLQRSDLIIIAGRPSMGKTSFALNIASNIAQKHDLAVAIFSLEMSRDQLVLRLLSAEAKLESSRLKSGRITEQEMEPLMAAMSVLSELPIYIDDTGNLTVMQMRSEVRRLQAEKKGKLGLILLDYLQLMQGGSDNRVQELSRITRSLKGLAREVNAPIIALSQLSRGVEQRTNKRPMLSDLRESGCLSGDSLIALADTNTVVPIRELVSKKDITVFALNEATMKIEKAKVINAFCTGIKPVFCLKTRLGRTIKATANHKFFTIEGWKRLDELSVKDFIALPRYLPSSEISTIKLGEIVQCDVIKSLANSDIYWDEITSIEPLGETEVYDLTVENYHNFIANNIIVHNSIEQDADLVMMLYRDEYYHPDSVDQGVAEVIIAKHRNGPTGQVKLLFRPELTQFLNMKN; encoded by the coding sequence ATGACGGAATTTACCCCAGATTTAGCCCTTAACTCTTTACCACCTCAGAATATAGAAGCAGAAGAAATCATCCTCGGAAGTCTTCTGTTTGATCCTAATGCTATGGGGAAAATTATTGATATATTACCGCCCGAGGCTTTTTACGTTAATGCCCATCGTCAAATTTATGAAGCCGCCAGAAATCTATATTTTCAGGGGCAACCCATTGATTTAATGACCATTAATACTTGGTTAAATGATCATGGCTTACTCGATAAAATTGGTGGCACTCCCAAAATAGTTAGTTTATTAGATCGCACGGTTTCCTCGGCAAATATTGAGCGTTACGTACCTTTAGTTACGGAAAAATACGTCAGAAGATTGCTCATTACTACTGCTCAACAAATTCAAGAATTAGCTTACGATACCACCAAAGATTTAGATAATGTTTTAGATGAAGCCGAACAAAAAATATTTAGTTTAACCCAAGCAAGAGTAAGTCAAGGGTTAATACCGATTTCAGATACTTTGATTGAGACGTTTACAGAAATCCAAAACTTTCAAGATCAAGTTGCCTTGCCCGGTATCAGTACCGATTTTTATGATTTAGATGCCATGACTGGAGGACTACAAAGGTCTGATTTAATCATTATCGCAGGTCGTCCTTCTATGGGTAAAACCAGTTTTGCCCTCAATATTGCTTCTAATATTGCCCAAAAACATGATTTAGCAGTTGCTATTTTTAGCTTGGAAATGTCACGGGATCAATTAGTTCTGCGTTTGTTATCTGCTGAGGCAAAATTAGAAAGTAGTCGATTAAAATCTGGTCGTATTACAGAGCAAGAAATGGAACCTTTAATGGCGGCGATGAGTGTTTTATCCGAGTTACCTATTTATATTGATGATACGGGTAATTTAACAGTAATGCAGATGCGATCGGAGGTTCGCCGTTTACAGGCTGAGAAAAAGGGTAAATTAGGCTTGATTTTACTGGATTATTTACAGTTGATGCAGGGTGGTAGTGATAATCGAGTACAAGAATTATCTCGTATTACTCGCTCTCTTAAGGGGTTAGCAAGGGAAGTGAACGCCCCAATTATTGCTCTTTCTCAATTAAGTCGTGGGGTAGAACAGCGTACTAATAAACGTCCTATGCTATCGGATTTAAGAGAATCAGGCTGTTTATCGGGAGATAGTTTAATTGCGTTGGCAGATACAAATACTGTTGTTCCTATTCGTGAATTAGTAAGCAAAAAAGATATTACTGTTTTCGCCTTGAATGAGGCAACTATGAAAATAGAAAAAGCCAAGGTAATAAATGCTTTTTGTACGGGGATAAAACCTGTTTTTTGTTTAAAAACTCGCTTAGGGCGAACTATTAAAGCAACAGCTAATCATAAATTTTTCACTATTGAAGGTTGGAAAAGATTAGACGAATTATCGGTTAAAGATTTTATTGCTTTACCTCGTTATTTACCTAGCTCAGAAATCTCAACAATAAAATTAGGGGAAATTGTGCAATGTGATGTGATTAAATCTTTAGCTAATAGTGATATTTATTGGGATGAAATCACATCAATAGAACCATTGGGAGAAACTGAAGTATATGATTTAACGGTGGAGAATTATCACAATTTTATTGCCAATAATATTATTGTTCATAACTCGATCGAACAAGATGCGGACTTGGTAATGATGCTTTATCGTGATGAGTATTATCATCCTGATAGTGTGGATCAAGGAGTTGCTGAAGTTATTATCGCTAAACACAGAAATGGACCCACAGGACAAGTTAAATTACTTTTCCGCCCTGAATTAACTCAGTTTTTGAACATGAAAAATTGA
- the tkt gene encoding transketolase translates to MVVATQSIQELCINAIRFLSIDGVEKAKSGHPGLPMGAAPMAFVLWDQFMKFNPKNPQWFNRDRFILSAGHGSMLQYSLLHLYGYDSVTIEDIKQFRQWKSKTPGHPENFVTAGIEVTTGPLGQGIANGVGLALAEAHLAAKFNKPDATIVDHYTYVILGDGCNMEGISGEAASLAGHWGLGKLIALYDDNHISIDGSTDIAFTEDVCKRYEAYGWHVQHVENGNTDLEAIASAIEAAKAVTDKPSLIKVTTTIGYGSPNKADTAGVHGAALGADEVALTRKELGWNYDPFVVPEEVYNHFHKAIERGASLQAEWEETFATYKTKYPAEATEFENQISGKLPENWADCLPSYTPEDKALASRKHSEICLNAIAPVLPQLVGGSADLTHSNLTEIHCSGDFQKGAYENRNIHFGVREHAMGAICNGIALHNSGLIPYGATFLVFTDYMRNSIRLSALSEAKVIWVMTHDSIALGEDGPTHQPVEHVMSLRMIPDLLVFRPADGNETSGAYKVAIEADKTPSLMALTRQGLPNLAGSSIDAVAKGGYVLSCGFAPEELDLILIGTGSEVGLCVEAAEKLKAEGLKVRVVSMPCVELFDQQDEAYKESVLPKSVKKRISVEAGVTYGWERFVGDEGVCIGINTFGASAPGGVVMEKFGFTVDNVVAQAKAILG, encoded by the coding sequence ATGGTGGTTGCAACCCAATCTATTCAAGAACTTTGCATTAATGCAATCCGTTTTCTCTCCATTGACGGTGTAGAAAAAGCAAAATCTGGACACCCCGGACTACCTATGGGCGCAGCGCCTATGGCGTTTGTGTTATGGGATCAGTTCATGAAATTTAATCCCAAAAATCCTCAATGGTTCAATCGTGACCGTTTCATCCTTTCTGCTGGTCATGGTTCTATGCTTCAGTATTCTTTATTACATTTATACGGTTATGATAGTGTAACTATTGAAGATATTAAGCAGTTCCGTCAATGGAAATCTAAAACTCCCGGACACCCTGAGAATTTCGTTACTGCAGGAATTGAAGTTACCACAGGTCCTTTAGGACAAGGTATTGCTAATGGAGTTGGTTTAGCTTTAGCAGAAGCTCATTTAGCGGCTAAATTCAATAAACCTGATGCGACTATCGTTGATCATTACACTTATGTTATTCTCGGTGATGGTTGCAATATGGAAGGTATTTCTGGAGAAGCGGCTTCTTTGGCTGGACATTGGGGCTTAGGTAAGTTAATCGCTCTCTATGATGATAACCACATTTCTATTGATGGTTCTACCGACATCGCTTTTACTGAAGATGTTTGCAAGCGTTATGAGGCTTATGGTTGGCACGTTCAACACGTAGAAAATGGTAATACTGATTTAGAGGCGATCGCATCTGCCATTGAGGCGGCTAAAGCTGTTACTGATAAACCTTCTTTGATTAAAGTTACTACTACTATCGGTTATGGTTCTCCTAATAAAGCTGATACTGCTGGAGTTCACGGTGCGGCCTTAGGTGCGGATGAAGTGGCTTTAACCCGTAAAGAATTGGGTTGGAATTACGATCCTTTCGTTGTTCCAGAAGAAGTTTATAATCACTTCCATAAAGCCATCGAAAGAGGTGCTAGTTTACAAGCTGAGTGGGAAGAAACCTTTGCTACTTACAAAACCAAGTATCCTGCTGAAGCTACTGAATTTGAAAATCAAATCTCTGGTAAATTACCTGAAAATTGGGCGGACTGTTTACCTTCTTACACTCCCGAAGATAAAGCCTTAGCAAGTCGTAAGCACTCTGAAATCTGCTTAAATGCGATCGCACCTGTTTTACCTCAATTAGTCGGTGGTTCTGCGGACTTAACCCACTCTAACTTAACCGAAATTCATTGCTCTGGCGACTTCCAAAAAGGTGCTTACGAAAATCGTAATATCCACTTCGGTGTTAGAGAACACGCTATGGGAGCAATCTGTAATGGTATTGCTTTACACAATAGCGGTTTAATTCCCTACGGTGCTACTTTCTTAGTCTTTACTGACTACATGAGAAACTCCATCCGTTTATCTGCTTTATCTGAAGCCAAAGTAATCTGGGTCATGACTCACGATTCCATCGCATTAGGGGAAGATGGACCTACTCACCAACCCGTAGAACACGTTATGTCTTTGCGCATGATTCCCGACTTATTAGTGTTCCGCCCCGCCGATGGTAATGAAACCTCTGGAGCTTACAAAGTTGCGATCGAAGCTGATAAAACCCCTTCCTTAATGGCTTTAACCCGTCAAGGCTTACCTAACTTAGCGGGATCTTCCATCGATGCAGTGGCTAAAGGTGGTTATGTACTTTCCTGTGGATTCGCTCCGGAAGAATTAGATTTAATCTTAATCGGTACTGGTAGCGAAGTTGGTCTTTGTGTTGAAGCCGCAGAAAAATTAAAAGCCGAAGGCTTAAAAGTTCGTGTTGTTTCCATGCCTTGTGTTGAATTATTTGATCAACAAGATGAGGCTTACAAGGAATCTGTATTACCTAAATCCGTGAAAAAACGTATCTCCGTTGAAGCTGGTGTTACCTATGGTTGGGAACGCTTTGTTGGTGATGAAGGAGTTTGCATCGGTATTAATACTTTTGGTGCGTCTGCTCCCGGTGGTGTTGTCATGGAAAAATTTGGCTTCACTGTTGATAATGTAGTTGCCCAAGCTAAAGCCATTTTAGGTTAA
- a CDS encoding TPM domain-containing protein: MHHRIVTKVILALFVGLISLGTWFIFPTHPAYAVNNPELLPEEVTPVVDLANYLPDLQQESLIEDIESFEQETGWKLRVLTQYERSPGRAVINFWGLDDRSILLVADGKGGNLLAFSVGDDVYDLLPRTFWIELQTRFGNMYYVREHGENNAIVHTIDTVKNCLADGGCLVVPGLPKEQWILTLVTSVVGGVIFGLAALPRKEGQVFAWQWVLIISPLWGILFFAFGMGPVVSRTSEWLPLFRNIIGFALGALVAYFSPLLNQQSPSET, encoded by the coding sequence ATGCACCATCGTATTGTTACTAAAGTAATCCTTGCTTTGTTTGTCGGTTTAATCAGTTTGGGAACTTGGTTTATATTTCCCACTCATCCTGCCTACGCTGTTAATAACCCTGAATTACTGCCCGAAGAAGTTACTCCCGTCGTCGATTTAGCCAATTATTTACCGGATTTACAACAAGAATCTCTGATTGAGGATATAGAAAGTTTTGAACAGGAAACAGGCTGGAAATTAAGAGTTTTAACCCAATATGAACGTTCTCCCGGAAGAGCAGTAATTAATTTTTGGGGTTTGGACGATCGCAGTATCCTTCTTGTAGCGGATGGAAAAGGAGGAAATTTACTAGCTTTTAGTGTTGGGGATGATGTTTATGATTTATTGCCCCGTACCTTTTGGATTGAGTTACAAACTCGCTTCGGCAATATGTATTATGTAAGGGAGCATGGGGAAAATAATGCGATCGTCCATACTATTGATACGGTTAAAAACTGTTTGGCAGATGGAGGATGTTTAGTCGTACCGGGATTACCAAAAGAACAGTGGATTTTAACTTTAGTAACTTCGGTGGTAGGTGGCGTTATCTTTGGTTTAGCCGCATTACCTCGTAAAGAAGGTCAAGTTTTTGCATGGCAGTGGGTTTTAATTATTTCTCCTTTATGGGGTATCTTATTTTTCGCTTTTGGCATGGGACCTGTGGTTTCTCGTACCTCTGAGTGGTTGCCTTTATTTCGTAATATTATTGGCTTTGCTTTAGGTGCGTTGGTTGCTTATTTTTCTCCTTTACTCAATCAGCAAAGTCCTTCGGAAACCTAG
- a CDS encoding type II toxin-antitoxin system HicB family antitoxin → MKIEYTFWQENDGKYLGYLNEYPDYWTQGETLEDLEEHLKDLYKEFSVHFIPSIKKVALLEI, encoded by the coding sequence ATGAAAATAGAATATACATTTTGGCAAGAAAATGATGGTAAATATTTAGGTTATCTAAATGAGTATCCAGATTATTGGACACAAGGAGAAACATTAGAGGATTTAGAAGAACATCTTAAAGATCTGTATAAAGAGTTTTCTGTTCACTTTATTCCTAGTATTAAAAAAGTGGCATTATTAGAAATTTAA
- a CDS encoding type II toxin-antitoxin system HicA family toxin translates to MKRKDLIKIIEKHGCILIRHGGKHNIYQNPDTGISQPIPRQKEINERLAKKIIKDLTDN, encoded by the coding sequence ATGAAACGGAAAGACTTAATTAAAATTATAGAAAAACATGGGTGTATTTTGATTCGTCATGGAGGAAAGCACAATATTTATCAAAATCCCGATACTGGAATTTCTCAGCCAATTCCAAGACAGAAAGAAATTAATGAAAGATTAGCTAAGAAAATAATTAAAGATTTAACTGACAATTAA
- a CDS encoding type II toxin-antitoxin system PemK/MazF family toxin, producing MLKSVPNSYEDWLVCMILSKIGQEIIGLDEIISPLDSDFSETGLKSESVVRVSRLAVVSQKIFFGYIGQISPERLTKIQTNLANWILNN from the coding sequence TTGCTTAAATCAGTGCCAAACAGTTATGAAGATTGGTTAGTTTGTATGATTTTGAGCAAAATAGGACAAGAAATTATTGGCTTAGATGAAATTATTTCCCCTCTTGATTCTGATTTTTCAGAAACAGGTTTAAAATCAGAAAGTGTTGTCAGAGTTTCAAGATTAGCAGTTGTATCACAAAAAATATTTTTTGGCTATATTGGACAAATTTCTCCAGAAAGATTAACAAAAATACAAACAAACTTGGCAAATTGGATTTTGAATAATTAA
- the tumE gene encoding toxin TumE yields the protein MLPPSILFDYLNKVEQVIVQCENLYVELYIEEIITPKRANLKIRLRFHQTHLLQISEAIEIKENQLNFLDYRYHFQDESNYLIFRYDSTPHFPNLSTFPHHKHLPDDVISCQKPTIDQVLNEVIKYFENYQ from the coding sequence ATGTTGCCGCCTAGCATTTTATTTGATTATTTGAATAAAGTTGAACAAGTGATTGTTCAGTGCGAAAATCTTTATGTAGAATTATATATTGAGGAGATTATCACACCCAAAAGAGCTAATTTAAAAATTAGATTACGATTTCATCAGACACATTTGTTACAAATTAGCGAAGCAATAGAAATAAAGGAAAATCAGTTAAATTTTCTGGATTATCGTTATCATTTTCAAGATGAGAGTAATTATTTAATATTCCGTTATGATAGCACTCCACATTTCCCTAATCTTTCTACATTTCCTCATCATAAACATTTACCTGATGATGTTATTAGTTGCCAAAAACCCACCATCGATCAAGTTTTAAATGAGGTAATTAAATATTTTGAAAATTACCAATAG
- the tumA gene encoding antitoxin TumA, with the protein MRKQIIQYTSSLDALIAIAKRLSIYENQHKMDSEDFFNKYNQGKFSDDAIFIEWANDYRHYIALHQELQERLNNVAA; encoded by the coding sequence ATGCGCAAACAAATAATTCAATATACATCATCTTTAGATGCGTTGATTGCCATTGCCAAGCGACTAAGTATATATGAGAATCAGCATAAAATGGATTCTGAAGATTTTTTCAATAAATATAATCAAGGAAAGTTTTCTGATGATGCCATTTTTATAGAATGGGCAAATGATTACCGTCATTATATTGCTTTGCATCAAGAATTACAAGAACGATTAAATAATGTTGCCGCCTAG
- a CDS encoding Holliday junction resolvase-like protein: protein MYETKDNGGNENNLEVVILDVKTGQADLSQLQQAIAKAINTGRVRFEVVRHETFKQVATQKKYSIKDIQKTHPRAYERWTKTEDERLRQRYKQGVTINNLAREFQRKPGGIRSRLKKLGLLQ, encoded by the coding sequence ATTTACGAAACTAAGGACAATGGTGGGAACGAAAATAATTTAGAAGTTGTAATTTTGGATGTTAAGACGGGGCAAGCAGATTTATCTCAGTTGCAGCAAGCCATTGCTAAGGCAATCAATACAGGTAGAGTACGTTTTGAAGTGGTTAGACATGAAACTTTCAAGCAGGTTGCAACTCAAAAAAAATACAGTATTAAAGATATTCAGAAAACACACCCACGAGCTTATGAACGCTGGACTAAGACTGAAGATGAACGATTAAGACAACGCTACAAACAAGGGGTGACAATCAATAATTTAGCTAGAGAGTTTCAGAGAAAGCCAGGTGGCATTCGTTCTCGATTGAAAAAGCTAGGACTACTTCAATAA
- a CDS encoding phycobilisome rod-core linker polypeptide has product MSIKASGGSSLARPQLYQTVAVSTIIQAEQQDRFLDRNELGELDTYFNSGLRRLAIAEVLTQNSDLIVSRAANRIFTGGSPMSFLEKPPVEQTERTLVGVGGGSVADLPSDIKAAQQSTQTFVSGGQGSESGGGLLGGLLSVFTNPGIGKIPVGFRPINISRYGPANMTKSLRDMSWFLRYVTYAVVAGDPNILVVNTRGLKEILENACSVDATVVALLEMKVASISYFKNDAEAKDILTQYFDILVSELQTPTPSNKLRQRNSRDLQGLELPQSYFNAAERRPKFVMKPGLSATEKNDVVKAAYRQVFERDITRAYSQSISYLESQVKNGDISMKEFIRRLAKSPLYRKQFFEPFINSRALELAFRHILGRGPSSREEVQKYFSIVSSGGLSALVDALIDSQEYSDYFGEETVPYIRGLGVEAQECRNWGMQQDLFNYCAPFRKVPQFITTFAKYDRPLPDQHVYGSGNDPLEIQFGAIFPKENRNPSSAPAPFSKDTKRILIHRGPGINNQNSNPKARAVNPGSLGAKVVRLNNQLPGSSNGASVKFGESSTQAVIRATYRQIFGRDVYEGQRLTVAEIKLENGDISLREFVRILAKSDTFLKTYWTPFYVCKAIEYIHRRLLGRPTYGRSEMNKYFDLCSKKGFYAFVDALIDSTEYNEAFGEDTVPYERYLTPAGMQLRMARVGTLREDIGKRVDKEVTPRFVELGQVSGLRTEPDVKARVNQGVTVQRQQTKVFKLTNTSDKVALKNAVRAAYRQVFERDIEPYVVNANFTNLESKLGNGEITVKEFIEALGSSELYLKEFYAPYPNTKVIELGTKHFLGRAPLNQKEIQHYNQILASQGIRAFISALVGSMEYAQVFGEDTVPYRRYPTLPAANFPNTERLYNKLTKQDSEVVVPSFKPAVSTSASIN; this is encoded by the coding sequence ATGAGTATAAAAGCAAGTGGCGGTAGTTCTTTAGCCAGACCGCAATTGTATCAAACAGTAGCTGTATCCACGATCATTCAGGCAGAACAGCAAGATCGTTTTCTCGATCGCAATGAACTAGGGGAATTAGACACCTATTTCAACTCAGGATTAAGAAGACTGGCAATCGCTGAAGTCTTAACCCAAAATTCTGACTTAATCGTATCCCGTGCCGCTAACCGTATTTTTACTGGTGGTTCACCCATGTCTTTCTTGGAAAAACCTCCCGTAGAACAAACGGAAAGAACCTTAGTGGGCGTTGGTGGTGGCAGTGTTGCTGATTTACCTAGTGACATCAAAGCGGCTCAACAATCCACTCAAACTTTTGTCAGTGGTGGGCAAGGAAGCGAAAGTGGTGGCGGTTTACTTGGTGGTTTATTATCTGTTTTTACTAACCCCGGCATTGGTAAAATTCCCGTAGGTTTTCGCCCCATCAACATTTCTCGTTATGGTCCTGCTAATATGACCAAATCCTTACGGGATATGTCTTGGTTCTTACGTTATGTTACTTATGCAGTAGTTGCTGGTGATCCCAATATTTTGGTAGTAAACACCAGAGGCTTAAAAGAAATTTTAGAAAATGCCTGTTCCGTTGATGCTACTGTTGTGGCTTTATTAGAAATGAAAGTGGCTTCCATTAGCTACTTTAAAAATGATGCCGAAGCCAAAGATATTCTCACCCAATACTTTGACATTTTGGTAAGTGAGTTACAAACTCCAACCCCTTCTAATAAACTTCGCCAACGTAACTCCCGTGACTTACAAGGTTTAGAACTACCCCAAAGTTACTTCAACGCCGCCGAGCGTCGTCCCAAATTCGTGATGAAACCCGGTTTATCCGCCACAGAAAAAAATGATGTGGTTAAAGCCGCTTATCGTCAAGTGTTTGAGCGTGACATCACCCGTGCTTACTCTCAATCCATTTCTTACCTCGAATCTCAGGTGAAAAATGGTGATATTTCCATGAAGGAATTTATCCGCCGTTTAGCGAAATCTCCTTTATACCGTAAGCAATTCTTTGAACCTTTCATCAACTCCCGTGCCTTAGAATTGGCTTTCCGTCACATTTTAGGTCGTGGTCCTTCTTCCCGTGAGGAAGTACAAAAATATTTCTCCATCGTTTCCAGTGGTGGTTTATCTGCTTTAGTAGATGCGTTAATTGATTCTCAAGAATATTCCGACTACTTCGGTGAGGAAACTGTACCCTACATCAGAGGTTTAGGAGTAGAGGCTCAAGAATGCCGTAACTGGGGAATGCAACAGGATTTATTCAACTATTGCGCACCTTTCCGCAAAGTACCTCAGTTTATCACCACCTTTGCTAAGTACGATCGCCCCTTACCAGATCAACACGTTTATGGTTCAGGAAATGACCCCTTAGAAATTCAATTTGGTGCGATTTTCCCCAAAGAAAACCGTAATCCTAGCAGTGCGCCTGCACCTTTTAGCAAAGATACCAAACGTATTTTAATCCATCGTGGACCTGGTATCAACAACCAAAACAGCAATCCTAAAGCCCGTGCAGTCAACCCCGGCTCATTGGGAGCAAAAGTGGTTCGTTTAAATAACCAGTTACCCGGAAGCAGTAACGGTGCTAGCGTTAAATTCGGTGAAAGTTCCACTCAAGCGGTAATCCGTGCTACCTACCGTCAAATTTTTGGTCGTGATGTTTATGAAGGACAACGTTTAACCGTAGCGGAAATTAAACTTGAAAATGGTGACATTAGTCTCAGAGAGTTTGTCCGTATTTTAGCTAAATCTGACACCTTCTTAAAAACCTATTGGACTCCTTTCTATGTCTGTAAGGCGATCGAATATATCCACCGTCGTCTCTTAGGCCGACCTACCTACGGACGTAGTGAGATGAACAAATACTTCGATTTATGTTCTAAAAAAGGTTTCTATGCCTTTGTAGATGCGTTGATCGACAGTACTGAGTATAACGAAGCCTTCGGTGAGGATACCGTACCCTACGAGCGTTATTTAACTCCTGCTGGTATGCAATTACGCATGGCAAGAGTAGGAACACTTCGTGAGGATATTGGTAAACGAGTTGATAAGGAAGTAACCCCCAGATTTGTTGAATTAGGACAAGTTAGCGGTTTACGCACTGAACCCGATGTTAAAGCTCGTGTGAATCAAGGTGTTACCGTTCAACGTCAACAAACCAAAGTCTTCAAACTCACTAACACCAGTGATAAAGTAGCGTTAAAAAATGCAGTTCGTGCCGCTTATCGTCAAGTGTTTGAGCGTGATATTGAGCCTTATGTTGTCAATGCTAATTTCACCAACTTAGAAAGTAAATTAGGTAACGGTGAAATCACTGTGAAAGAGTTTATCGAGGCTTTAGGTTCTTCTGAACTATACTTAAAAGAGTTCTATGCACCTTATCCTAATACTAAAGTAATTGAGTTAGGAACTAAGCATTTCTTAGGACGTGCGCCTTTGAACCAAAAAGAAATCCAACACTATAACCAAATTTTAGCTTCTCAAGGTATTCGTGCCTTTATTTCTGCTTTAGTTGGTAGTATGGAATATGCTCAAGTGTTCGGTGAAGATACTGTGCCTTATCGTCGTTATCCCACTTTACCTGCGGCTAATTTCCCTAACACCGAAAGACTTTATAACAAGTTAACTAAACAGGATAGTGAGGTCGTTGTACCTAGTTTTAAACCTGCGGTAAGCACTTCTGCATCTATCAACTAG
- the hemB gene encoding porphobilinogen synthase: MFPINRPRRLRASVGLRRMVQETVLTPNDLIYPLFAVPGNAIAKEVKSMPGVYQLSVDKIVEEAKEVYDMGIPAIILFGIPEDKDNEATGAWHDCGIVQKATTAVKEAVPDLIVMNDTCLCEYTPHGHCGYLEVGDLVGRVLNDPTLELLKKTAVSQAKAGADIIAPSGMMDGFVKVIREALDENGFSHIPIMSYAAKYASAYYGPFRDAAESAPSYGDRRTYQMNPANSLEALKEIELDIAEGADMLMVKPALSYMDIIWRVKEATNLPVAAYNVSGEYSMVKAAALNGWIDEKKVTIETLMSFKRAGADLILTYHAKDAVRWLNEVSF, encoded by the coding sequence ATGTTCCCTATTAATCGCCCTCGCCGTTTACGTGCTTCTGTTGGCTTACGTCGCATGGTACAAGAAACGGTTTTAACTCCTAATGATTTAATTTATCCTTTATTTGCAGTACCCGGAAATGCGATCGCAAAAGAAGTCAAATCCATGCCTGGAGTTTATCAATTATCTGTGGACAAAATAGTTGAGGAAGCCAAAGAGGTCTATGACATGGGGATTCCCGCTATTATTCTTTTTGGTATTCCCGAAGATAAAGACAACGAAGCAACTGGGGCATGGCATGATTGTGGCATTGTACAAAAAGCAACCACCGCAGTCAAAGAAGCAGTACCCGATTTAATCGTGATGAATGATACCTGCCTATGTGAATATACTCCCCACGGACATTGTGGTTACTTAGAAGTAGGCGATTTAGTAGGTCGGGTTTTAAATGATCCAACTCTTGAACTATTGAAAAAAACCGCAGTCTCCCAAGCAAAAGCAGGAGCTGATATTATTGCCCCTTCAGGGATGATGGATGGCTTTGTTAAAGTAATTAGAGAAGCCTTAGATGAAAATGGTTTCAGTCATATCCCCATCATGTCCTATGCCGCTAAATATGCCTCTGCCTATTATGGACCTTTCAGAGATGCCGCCGAATCTGCTCCTAGTTATGGAGATAGACGCACCTATCAAATGAATCCTGCCAACAGTTTAGAGGCTCTCAAAGAAATCGAATTAGATATTGCTGAGGGTGCAGATATGCTTATGGTGAAACCAGCATTATCTTATATGGATATTATTTGGCGAGTCAAAGAAGCTACCAACTTACCCGTTGCCGCCTATAACGTTTCTGGGGAATATTCCATGGTGAAAGCCGCCGCCTTAAATGGTTGGATAGATGAGAAAAAAGTAACCATTGAAACCTTAATGAGTTTTAAACGAGCAGGAGCAGATTTAATCTTAACTTACCATGCAAAAGATGCTGTCCGTTGGTTAAATGAAGTTAGCTTTTAA